From a single Aspergillus puulaauensis MK2 DNA, chromosome 2, nearly complete sequence genomic region:
- a CDS encoding uncharacterized protein (COG:S;~EggNog:ENOG410PR5I;~SECRETED:SignalP(1-17);~antiSMASH:Cluster_2.12), whose amino-acid sequence MKFSILALLALSACAVAQETESTSESLAPSPTESVGCEPHGDHWHCDAPATSTADSDSTSESLAPSPTESIGCEPHGDHWHCDAPATTTSDSDSDSSSATSSADSEGSGSIAPSPTESVGCEPHGDHWHCDAPRETDDASSTEEAGAEATGDEPEDAAGIVSVQLSAVVVMAVGAAAVLL is encoded by the exons ATGAagttctccatcctcgcccttctgGCTCTGTCAGCCTGTGCCGTTGCCCAAGAGACCGAGTCCACCTCTGAGTCTCTCGCGCCTAGCCCCACGGAGTCCGTTGGCTGTGAACCTCACGGCGACCACTG GCACTGCGACGCACCCGCAACCTCCACAGCCGACAGCGATTCCACCTCCGAAAGCCTCGCTCCCAGCCCAACCGAGTCCATCGGCTGCGAACCCCACGGTGACCACTGGCACTGCGACGCCCCCGCCACAACCACTTCGGACTCTGACTCCGACTCTTCGTCTGCTACATCCAGCGCTGATTCCGAAGGCTCCGGGTCCATCGCACCCAGCCCTACCGAGTCTGTCGGCTGCGAACCCCACGGCGACCACTGGCACTGCGATGCTCCCCGTGAGACTGACGATGCTTCGTCGACTGAggaggctggtgctgaagCCACCGGGGACGAGCCTGAGGATGCGGCTGGCATTGTCTCCGTGCAGCTCTCCGCGGTTGTGGTGATGGCTGTTGGTGCGGCTGCTGTCTTGCTCTAG
- a CDS encoding uncharacterized protein (COG:S;~EggNog:ENOG410PM8E;~antiSMASH:Cluster_2.12) codes for MTSIQRVAASAVQLNPEANFSLFHANFDFSLFKCEAPAELLPLGESLSRQRRELAEEGSFHILARRLGILFEKVLPEVPSLLKAYGSRASEIASELDRAGAPSKSIADGIFGPHLGLDTTTIWAGATSGSCALLMHLLACMLARIWSPQEATAIWAELVDERRQEIKNQAMESDKASNFFAQQAALYETDWSNLQAWDASARAWLQVADNSSVKQQQKRVELIANNLSVAIQTQVTPDGMTISAPGRKMVYGSVLHNFRAALFALDNLVSGQPQRILDGGVLLGLTSWHLYPDLVILGPKTKDVFQKDLLIAPCGVATLSIAYDEDPNGNQDGVYWSLPLSSLRYYGTVQRKRSSLRDSKKLSFPEFQALILGASLDSLDGLSAAADILKCIWEFSFSVYQDILQKMQRAPARLDWTVKSQITNMDTGKPMWEMPKEEIRDLGTVMDHLHLLSPLMGGIELYLSRAEEERAKALQLIRYGANSAASWIGNKRHSSDPPFFGVADLAFILGAIQTPGDRVQVLQRIWQLHGSPSEGCIIRFRREDSTWGYTWLSSTKSATSGKRSRREYESGVCETDSVRIPDDEDWAFVSSKLDGPQFGSVSGDYYSCDLPESINGELHGYRFGNFIRDEPMEATPIVWDLVLGNHGLAGVYTRHDRPPIARESIPRSTVPLPVLRELVNHGCLDLVTVMEGIKGFLATHRPDHHFSLLALGRVIEHYKRELPHITVPMSVIKQSPWTWSWAKLVVTELKSQRRTAASLTRDGIITDKIYPSPLTRQQAFALILQFESGTLSAEVNEMDKVMAISSGNSLFIAQRVLSDPIPPDNMASCAVAHALGNVGKPGIALLFAPEQPLVREHDVERWQIVNHNLFDGSQAGGVFDGSSLHMSFTGWEGPLRVRGPSAFRGMEAYNLETRISMYDRAEWVADLNILESLTSSPNLKVCGVYGRQCDHDPSIAASGAELVSIDCWEELLSTADRPMVLRSGSSWMVRLTGVSIAYSRGFKCFLLPAHKEFCWTCVVEEADTGQREDQKLLFVY; via the coding sequence ATGACATCAATACAGCGAGTCGCGGCCAGTGCAGTCCAACTCAACCCCGAAGCCaacttctctcttttccacgCCAACTTCGATTTCTCCTTGTTCAAATGTGAAGCCCCTGCCGAGCTTTTGCCCCTTGGGGAGTCTCTCTCCAGGCAACGGCGAGAGTTGGCAGAGGAGGGCTCTTTCCATATCCTCGCCCGGCGACTCGGCATCCTATTTGAAAAGGTTCTCCCTGAGGTTCCCTCCCTGCTGAAGGCTTACGGTTCCCGTGCCAGTGAGATTGCATCTGAGTTGGATAGAGCCGGGGCACCCTCGAAGAGCATCGCGGATGGGATTTTCGGTCCCCATTTGGGTCTTGATACCACAACCATCTGGGCTGGTGCTACTAGCGGCAGCTGTGCACTGCTGATGCATCTTCTTGCCTGTATGTTAGCTCGAATATGGTCCCCTCAGGAAGCAACCGCAATCTGGGCTGAGCTTGTCGATGAGCGGCGCCAGGAAATCAAGAATCAGGCAATGGAGAGTGACAAAGCGAGTAATTTCTTCGCTCAGCAAGCAGCGCTCTACGAGACCGATTGGTCTAATCTGCAGGCCTGGGACGCCAGCGCCCGTGCATGGCTCCAGGTCGCAGATAATAGCTCggtcaagcagcagcagaagcgcGTCGAGCTGATTGCCAATAACCTATCGGTGGCAATCCAGACTCAAGTGACCCCGGATGGCATGACAATCTCAGCACCTGGTAGAAAGATGGTATATGGAAGTGTACTTCACAACTTCCGTGCTGCACTATTCGCACTGGACAACTTGGTCTCGGGGCAGCCACAGCGCATACTGGACGGGGGGGTCCTTCTCGGTCTTACATCCTGGCATCTGTATCCGGACCTGGTGATTCTTGGACCCAAAACAAAGGACGTCTTTCAAAAGGATCTTCTCATCGCCCCTTGTGGAGTTGCAACCCTCTCCATTGCTTACGACGAGGATCCGAATGGCAACCAGGACGGCGTCTACTGGTCGTTGCCTCTATCCAGCCTTCGCTACTATGGTACAGTCCAACGCAAGCGTTCCTCCTTGCGGGACTCCAAGAAATTGTCATTTCCCGAGTTCCAGGCGTTGATATTGGGTGCCTCGCTGGACAGCTTGGATGGCCTTTCTGCGGCTGCCGATATTCTGAAGTGTATCTGGGAGTTCAGTTTCAGCGTGTACCAGGACATATTGCAGAAGATGCAGAGGGCCCCAGCTCGCCTTGACTGGACAGTTAAATCTCAAATCACAAATATGGATACCGGTAAGCCCATGTGGGAAATGCCAAAGGAGGAAATACGCGACCTTGGAACTGTGATggaccatctccatctgctGTCTCCGTTGATGGGAGGCATTGAGCTTTATTTGTCCagagctgaagaagaacgggCAAAAGCACTCCAGCTTATTCGATACGGTGCAAATTCTGCTGCCTCTTGGATAGGGAATAAGAGGCATAGCTCCGATCCTCCGTTCTTCGGTGTTGCGGATTTGGCATTTATCCTGGGAGCAATCCAGACACCGGGGGACCGAGTCCAGGTTCTCCAGAGGATCTGGCAATTGCATGGATCCCCGTCAGAAGGGTGTATTATTCGCTTCCGCAGAGAAGACAGCACATGGGGCTATACATGGCTATCGTCGACAAAGAGTGCTACCAGCGGAAAGAGAAGCAGGAGAGAATATGAATCGGGGGTGTGCGAAACTGACAGCGTTAGAATCCCCGATGATGAGGACTGGGCGTTTGTGTCCTCCAAGTTGGATGGCCCCCAGTTTGGTTCTGTTTCGGGAGATTACTATTCTTGTGATTTGCCAGAGTCAATAAACGGCGAATTACATGGGTATCGTTTCGGTAACTTCATACGAGACGAGCCCATGGAGGCTACACCAATAGTATGGGACCTGGTGCTGGGGAACCACGGCCTGGCTGGTGTATACACAAGGCATGATAGGCCACCAATAGCTCGTGAATCTATACCACGGTCGACCGTCCCCCTTCCGGTCCTCCGGGAGCTGGTTAACCATGGATGCTTGGACTTGGTTACTGTGATGGAAGGCATAAAAGGCTTTCTCGCAACTCATCGTCCGGATCATCACTTCTCTCTCCTAGCCCTGGGTCGGGTCATCGAGCACTACAAGCGCGAGCTACCACATATTACAGTGCCGATGAGCGTTATCAAGCAGTCACCATGGACCTGGAGCTGGGCAAAGCTAGTGGTGACGGAACTAAAGAGTCAGCGGCGTACAGCTGCCTCTCTCACGCGCGATGGAATCATCACAGACAAGATATATCCCAGCCCGCTGACGCGTCAGCAAGCGTTTGCGTTGATCCTCCAGTTTGAATCCGGCACGCTATCAGCCGAAGTGAACGAGATGGATAAAGTGATGGCAATCTCGAGTGGAAATTCTCTATTTATTGCTCAGCGAGTCCTGAGTGATCCCATCCCGCCAGACAACATGGCGTCTTGCGCTGTGGCACACGCTCTCGGAAACGTAGGAAAACCAGGTATTGCTCTGCTTTTTGCGCCGGAGCAGCCGCTTGTCAGGGAGCATGATGTCGAGAGGTGGCAGATTGTGAATCACAACCTCTTCGATGGCAGCCAGGCCGGAGGTGTGTTCGATGGGTCCTCTTTACACATGTCCTTTACAGGGTGGGAGGGGCCGTTGAGGGTTCGTGGCCCTTCCGCATTCAGAGGTATGGAGGCGTATAACCTGGAAACGAGGATCTCCATGTATGACCGGGCGGAGTGGGTTGCTGATCTTAATATTCTCGAGTCGTTGACGTCTTCCCCCAACCTCAAAGTCTGCGGAGTGTATGGTAGACAGTGTGACCATGATCCATCTATTGCAGCGAGTGGCGCTGAGCTCGTCTCCATCGACTGCTGGGAGGAGCTCCTGAGCACAGCAGACAGGCCGATGGTGCTGCGGTCTGGATCGTCGTGGATGGTGCGGTTGACGGGGGTCAGTATTGCCTATTCCAGGGGGTTCAAGTGCTTTCTCCTCCCTGCACATAAAGAGTTCTGCTGGACAtgcgtcgtcgaagaagctgaTACGGGGCAAAGAGAGGATCAGAAGCTGTTATTCGTATATTAA
- a CDS encoding uncharacterized protein (COG:S;~EggNog:ENOG410Q2G9;~InterPro:IPR004827,IPR021833;~PFAM:PF11905;~antiSMASH:Cluster_2.12;~go_function: GO:0003700 - DNA-binding transcription factor activity [Evidence IEA];~go_process: GO:0006355 - regulation of transcription, DNA-templated [Evidence IEA]), translating into MHPSSNTSRSSAGPPKPKRVITEARKIQNREAQRAYRQRQKERQRAQRELLEHRNPSAYHHLRPHPPPVEHSPDSTPGLPAAAAAYPPPSLRFPIQGLDGEILTPSTNAPPHHVSVAAAGPDPLPVHPHSIAVTTPDGSTSMSLDEPHRHTQPYPGSMQPGLDAQDVFHDLDAFFPTPGSDLDSHVSSLDELLGPIDQDLLLSFQGTPEHNPNSYPTSPIPLSHPPPAPATPLPSQTAPSPRASSSPELVIDPDLDAEAEPDPDCPAPPPPPQSQPRPQSNQSKNDPPNLNKPPDSRRSPNRNSNSNPNRTSHTDPDTNHLADPYINKLNTLRTFFLTGTMYNAECLGMSVEQFFGLNCTSLGSPWYQEVQSPATDPKSLLAHAIAANPFIPTHLRPTLPQILIQHHPIFDLIPMADLRSRAIILSATLPHLVDMADLKMDIIDGGLVCKPGDGSGQPWDLRSWEVSPWFWKKWKLLLDGEGGGLWEE; encoded by the exons ATGCATCCGTCCTCGAACACGTCGCGCTCTTCAGCAGGGCCGCCGAAGCCCAAGCGGGTGATCACCGAGGCCCGCAAGATTCAGAACAGGGAGGCCCAGCGCGCGTACC GTCAGCGCCAGAAGGAGCGCCAGAGGGCTCAGCGAGAGTTGCTCGAGCACCGCAACCCTAGCGCTTACCATCACTTGCGGCCTCACCCGCCGCCTGTGGAGCATTCTCCAGACTCGACCCCAGGcctgcctgctgctgctgctgcgtatCCGCCGCCGTCGTTGAGATTTCCTATTCAGGGACTTGATGGCGAGATCCTGACCCCCTCGACCAATGCCCCTCCTCACCATGTGTCCGTTGCTGCAGCAGGGCCCGACCCACTGCCCGTTCATCCACACTCGATTGCTGTCACTACCCCGGACGGTTCAACCTCGATGAGCCTCGATGAGCCGCATCGGCACACGCAGCCGTATCCCGGATCCATGCAGCCGGGTCTCGATGCCCAGGACGTCTTCCACGATCTAGATGCGTTCTTCCCGACGCCCGGTTCAGATCTCGATTCCCATGTATCcagcctcgacgagctcCTTGGCCCGATTGACCAGGACCTCCTGCTCTCCTTTCAGGGAACCCCAGAGCACAACCCTAACAGCTACCCTACCTCGCCCATCCCACTCTCACATCCACCACCAGCCCCGGCAACACCTCTCCCGTCTCAAACCGCGCCCTCACCGCgggcttcatcgtctccCGAGCTCGTAATCGACCCTGACCTCGACGCCGAAGCAGAACCAGACCCTGACTGcccagcaccaccgccgccaccacaaTCCCAACCTCGACCGcaatcaaatcaatcaaAAAACGACCCCCCCAACCTAAACAAACCGCCGGACTCCCGCCGCAGTCCGAATCGcaattccaattccaatccCAATCGGACCTCCCATACAGACCCAGATACGAATCACCTAGCAGACCCCTACATCAACAAACTCAACACCCTGcgcactttttttttaaccgGCACAATGTACAACGCCGAATGCCTGGGCATGAGCGTGGAGCAGTTCTTCGGCCTGAACTGCACCTCCCTGGGGTCCCCCTGGTACCAGGAAGTGCAGTCACCAGCTACAGACCCCAAATCGCTGCTGGCCCACGCTATCGCAGCGAACCCGTTCATCCCAACGCATTTGCGCCCTACCCTGCCCCAGATTCTTATCCAGCACCACCCGATCTTCGACCTCATCCCCATGGCGGATCTGCGCTCCCGCGCGATCATCCTGAGCGCGACGCTCCCACATCTGGTGGATATGGCGGATTTGAAGATGGATATTATTGATGGGGGGTTGGTTTGTAAGCCTGGGGATGGGAGTGGGCAGCCATGGGATttgaggagctgggaggTGTCGCCGTGGTTttggaagaagtggaagctgctgcttgatgggGAGGGGGGTGGTTTGTGGGAGGAGTAA
- a CDS encoding uncharacterized protein (TransMembrane:1 (o6-25i)), whose product MNREVVTVYTLPVAAFATISISLTLRSEMQDSTVLATKVEPSQTGTLAPDPAVDPMLHGGRLSPSARLAVGAVDFLTAVGSLIPVLPSFQHQSHRLTLLLACWLAGWQTQHTPAVSEWGQAMLRLHPAQFLVPAWPGAWNRWNARLIVRLRC is encoded by the coding sequence ATGAATAGAGAAGTCGTCACTGTCTATACCCTGCCCGTAGCAGCATTTGCAACCATCTCAATATCCCTCACGCTGCGTTCGGAGATGCAGGATAGCACAGTTCTAGCCACCAAAGTGGAGCCATCACAGACTGGAACTTTGGCTCCGGACCCAGCGGTGGATCCGATGCTACATGGGGGCCGTTTATCTCCCTCTGCTCGCCTAGCTGTTGGGGCCGTTGACTTCCTAACGGCTGTGGGTTCGTTAATTCCTGTTCTTCCAAGCTTCCAGCATCAAAGTCACAGACTCACACTGCTACTCGCATGCTGGCTGGCAGGCTGGCAAACTCAACACACACCGGCCGTTTCAGAATGGGGCCAGGCAATGCTTCGTCTGCATCCAGCCCAATTCTTAGTGCCCGCCTGGCCCGGTGCCTGGAATCGGTGGAATGCTAGACTGATTGTCCGACTAAGGTGCTGA
- a CDS encoding putative MFS peptide transporter (COG:E;~EggNog:ENOG410PFC6;~InterPro:IPR000109,IPR036259;~PFAM:PF00854;~TransMembrane:9 (o107-126i138-161o167-187i224-243o249-270i413-437o466-490i502-525o531-552i);~go_component: GO:0016020 - membrane [Evidence IEA];~go_function: GO:0022857 - transmembrane transporter activity [Evidence IEA];~go_process: GO:0055085 - transmembrane transport [Evidence IEA]), which yields MAANEPNEKVTSIPAVEDAALSAGDHEDPTDEELKTLRRVPGNLPIVAYLICIAEFSERASYLGVTGLISNFVNRPLPPGGNGYGAPARGTQQTAGALGMGTVKANAVNQSFSMLAYALPMFFGYFSDAFTGRFRMICWGVLVFGAAHILMVGAGAPTLLANGGAKAPYFISLYMLSVGAAMFKPNVSPLLLDQMPRETAKIKVLKSGERVIVDPEATSERAMLWFYLLINIGGFMQVATTYAEKYIGWWLAFILPLFLYIPLPLVLFYLRKRLVLFPPGGSDLPNVVRVLGICLRGGGILRIGRHGFWDAAKPSVIAARGQNIHTRWDDQFVEDVRRTFQATGIFCFFPIQYINDNGLGQAASFLSTMLETNGVPNDLISNFNPLSIIVFAPILNYILYPALRRFHIHFGPVARITTGLAMSSLAGVGYTVINYYAYKLGPCGKYGTSETCVDEDGVSLVAPITIWWIAIPYAIGGISELFVNVPAYGIAYSRAPKNMRGLVAAINLLNTAFAYAIGLACSSVIRDPYLTWDLGGPAIAGGILTVVFYFTFRHIDREEYVLSENAEYNLELEGTKGVVQENERNQTSSAVPRIAENEEFGISPKQ from the exons ATGG CTGCCAACGAGCCCAACGAGAAAGTCACCAGTATCCCTGCCGTCGAGGACGCTGCTCTGTCCGCAGGCGACCACGAGGATCCcaccgacgaggagctgaagaccCTGCGTCGCGTCCCCGGCAATCTCCCCATCGTCGCCTACCTCATCTGCATCGCCGAGTTCTCCGAGCGGGCGTCTTACCTGGGCGTCACCGGCCTCATCTCGAACTTTGTCAACCGCCCCCTGCCCCCTGGTGGTAATGGATACGGGGCCCCTGCTCGCGGGACCCAGCAGACTGCCGGTGCCCTGGGTATGGGAACCGTCAAGGCCAATGCTGTGAACCAGTCGTTCAGCATGCTGGCCTATGCCTTGCCCATGTTTTTTGGATACTTCTCTGATGCGTTTACGGGTCGCTTTAGGATGATCTGCTGGGGTGTTCTTGTTTTCGGTGCCGCGCATATCCTTATGGTCGGGGCCGGCGCGCCCACGCTGCTTGCGAACGGTGGTGCTAAGGCGCCGTACTTTATCTCGTTGTATATGCTGTCGGTTGGTGCAG CCATGTTCAAGCCAAATGTCTCGCCCCTCCTGCTCGACCAGATGCCTCGCGAAACAGCTAAGATCAAGGTGCTGAAGAGCGGCGAGAGGGTCATTGTCGACCCTGAAGCCACCTCTGAGCGCGCCATGTTGTGGTTCTATCTCCTTATCAATATTGGCGGCTTCATGCAGGTTGCCACCACGTACGCTGAGAAGTACATCGGATGGTGGCTGGCATTCATCCTGCCGTTGTTCTTGTACATTCCGCTTCCTCTCGTCCTG TTCTACCTTCGCAAGcgcctcgtcctcttccctCCCGGCGGTAGCGACCTCCCCAACGTTGTCCGTGTCCTGGGCATCTGCCtgagaggaggaggaatccTCCGCATCGGCCGCCACGGCTTCTGGGACGCAGCGAAACCATCCGTGATCGCAGCAAGAGGCCAAAACATCCATACCCGGTGGGACGACCAGTTCGTCGAGGACGTCCGTCGCACATTCCAAGCAACAGggatcttctgcttcttcccgATCCAGTACATCAACGACAACGGTCTCGGCCAGGCGGCGAGTTTCCTCTCTACAATGCTCGAGACGAATGGCGTGCCAAATGATCTCATCAGTAACTTCAACCCGCTCAGTATCATTGTCTTCGCGCCTATCCTCAACTACATCCTGTACCCGGCCCTCCGTCGCTTCCATATCCACTTTGGCCCTGTTGCCCGTATCACCACCGGCCTGGCCATGTCGTCCCTTGCGGGCGTCGGATACACAGTTATCAACTACTACGCGTACAAACTCGGTCCGTGCGGTAAATACGGCACATCCGAGACCTgcgttgacgaggatggcgtTTCCCTCGTCGCCCCGATAACCATCTGG TGGATCGCAATCCCCTACGCCATCGGCGGCATCTCCGAACTCTTCGTCAACGTCCCCGCCTACGGAATCGCATACTCGCGCGCCCCCAAGAACATGCGCGGTCTTGTCGCCGCAATCAACCTGCTCAACACCGCCTTCGCGTATGCAATCGGCCTCGCCTGCTCCTCTGTCATCCGTGACCCCTATCTCACGTGGGACCTGGGCGGGCCTGCCATTGCCGGCGGCATCCTCACGGTGGTTTTCTACTTTACGTTCCGCCATATTGATAGGGAGGAGTATGTGCTTAGTGAGAATGCGGAGTATAAtctggagttggaggggaCGAAGGGCGTTGTGCAGGAGAATGAGAGGAATCAGACGAGCAGTGCGGTGCCGCGGATTGCGGAAAAtgaggagtttgggattTCGCCGAAGCAGTGA